agtgcgttaaaacaagaaaagtctcaggtcaacctatgttgaatttttgatcatttggcatctaaatcatatagtttcacctgatattagtggcattgaactgtgagagttctgaatatgagaaaattccacccgaaattagacattttcccattgaaacccgtgtaatacataattagtggtatttaacccaaaggttctccaaaggGTTAAGATCaaggcttctggagggccactcaagtgtctcaattccttctgtttTGGTAACATATTGAACATACAGTATTTTCCAAACTGCTGTaaccatgacctgttttgaatcttTGTGTTTGAtaattcatctgcacaataagcaaaggattatccaacatgcatcaagaaaaatgctttaaattcaaattgaaaaggcgggaataatgaaaccgtcttcgaTCAgcgaatcagctctaaaaccattgaataggcttctttgcaattttttttttcgacctcatgttacttaaacattcatatcttttctcaggagtgtcgtagggtagtgattgaggtgtcaaaatgcgcaggacaatcacccgcatgcgattatttagcaaacgtaccaAAAAACGTAGTTGCtatatagatattaataaagtgggtaaatttcctaaccataaagaaacttttttgcgtagtgtatatagattttgaaagtgtacaTGACTCGactttaatttcatattttgatttgTCATTGTCAATTGTTTATTGCCATACAAagaagtacacacctggttcgccTGATTAATGTCAAGCTAGTGGTATTACATGTATGTCTAAAAAATCAATTatgaaaacgaataaaaagttgcataaaatgcacacaggtgcctacaatgtcataaaattacaatctctgtaacATGTTtatcagaaaataaaatatttggatCTATTTACAAGGGTAGATTTTaattcaaaatgttaattttatggAATTGACATTTTTTACCTAGCACGCAGCTCGATAAAAGTGCACAGCTGGTTTATTGATATAAAGTTATACCgtattatgtttaaaaatcatAATACAAAAACACATAAAAACTCTGCATAGTTGCTTAAAATGCACACAGATGCCTACAATTTGTTAAATGTCACTCAATTGCGCAACTTAAACAACGTAAAGGTGTATAAGATATTGGCAAATTGTATACAATTCAGAAAAGTTGCatacaaagtttattcaaaaaagatcaaacacactgtttatgaaCTAAATGTCTACATAATGCTTAACGCCAACCACTAAAGATGTTTAGTTTATAAAAACGCAAAAATGTACCCAAAATGATATGAATCGTTTTTCATTTAGTCATTTACCTCTTGGGCTAAACTGTGTAAACATCAAGAAgagttttaaaaatgttacaagTAAAACATATCGAAGTTTAGATATGTGTTGAATTAAAGTGCACCTCTGGTTATGCCCTTATAATAATTactaaacaaatactcaatacTTATATAAGCAATACGCCCTATACTGGCAAAGTTGGCCAGCTGATTTGCtcccatgattttttttaaattgcgcgcggttctcgggtcgggcgcttctcgtgataggcctatttctaattacccaaacccgttacccatatacctgccctgactttttaaactactatgaaatgcgtctctcaatgatcaagaccaacttgacacaacttaatcaactctgtttgttttataggtgtgatgcttacttcggtagttcggtaggcctacccataatctggaaacccatcatttgcctcttccaagccctgccctgttaccacatttagagaaaccgaaattagtatctggacgtggatataggctgttactaaagtaatgaaaaacgtgaacgcaaaacgtgtataggccttaccacaacggataaCGTTAACCAATCTGGAGGATTTCGGAAACAGAcatgttctgctgaaatcggggctgaaataggcctatatgcacgtgtttggtgtgtgcacgtgtttggcgtgtgcacgtgttcggtattgacATACGTGTTGAAAataaaggcctataattattggtccgatgagatgcacctgttagtcacactgtaaatgcttttccgatgcgtgcactgtactccgcgcacactcccgttaatactccgcgatagcgaaccgcgagcacgcgatagtgcaccgcgtgaacgcgaaccgcgcggacgcgaacgcgatagcgcgcggacggacggacggacggacgcacggacggacggacacgccgttattagtattaagactagattttgcggttctcgggttgggcggttctcgtgataggcctatctctaattacccaacgcccgttacctataatacttgtcctgacctttcaaactactatacgatacactgcaagattctcatctgtgtgacgccgatgtcaccagaatgtcactccatcggaaactacacctcggttttccatatcgccggtccgaaatagccgggtagccagcttcctaggtttctacagagtgacttcgcggcgcggtgacttcgcaggagagtcacaccggtgtgactacgcgaatgggcctgggtgctcagtaccggcgttttgggttgccggttttgcttttattgccatattttttatattctcttgatttagtcaaataatattcttaatttcttgcttttttaggggattaggagggaaattgcaaactggactttaaaaataagggaaatattagatgaataaaataaatgtgttagtaaaagaaataaacatgatcagtaaacaaagtataattcaataaactaatatgatgaataaaatacatttttgttaattggtggttatttgaataactaaataaataaaaagttaagaaataaataaacaggaagaaaccaataaacgaagaatggaagaaacaaagaaacacttcgaaagaaaacaactttttcaaaaaaaattgcaaataaagaagttaaaagtaggaatattataagaagcatgtaggcctattgatgaattaaaatattaaatgtgtaaaataaataaataattataacaataataattcataacaagcattaatatttgcgtgataaaaaataagacaatttcaaacaaacattgcaacaggcctatattgatgtgacaccgatttataggcataggcctactttgataacgtaaaaaaaatcaacatgaaaaacaaatcaaactaacataggcctataaaaacaccattttgaaaaacggaaaaagaaaatagcacaagccaaagttttgcataaacttacggcagtaaaagtataaatttgcagtagacctttcaggaaagtgacaagaagtaaaacaaaatgcatgctaggcctataaatcaattttaaatataacagaaaaattcttgcttcaaaataagtaaagttttggcaaatcaaaatgtataaattgaaaatgctaggcctataataggcatactttgcgaacttcggctgaaaattaatatctcttttaaaacacaattcgtcttaaatataaaaaagtttcaataggcctaaataacgttatcatgcaaaatatgaaaaaataggcataatttgatagcaaaacatgtcatctaaccactgaagtaaacaaagcaatgatataagttttgtgggaaaacaagcaaacaaataaacaaaataaaaatgtttgaaatgaaacaaacaacaaataacccaagaacaagaactgcaaataaaacacacagttGATGAGGTTATTAAGcaggcagcacgaaaagaattaaaatattataaaagagaacaataaataaatgaaacaaaatgaatcggaagtctcacagttgaaatataaatgataaagaatgcaaaagcacgataaaaacaaaaccaaaacaaagacggcagtagaaccacagacccactgtacagcatgcatcaatcaattaattataaaaccagctccttccattcatgagcgtatacaagcagtaaacaagcatgatacgcgtatttgtcatcatcagcgcgtatttggtagatatacgcgcgcgtccccagagtgttcgaactcataacagggttcggtcaacgacctttcggcagcgtagtcaccttgaagttcgccgactgggcaccaagcaggcgacgcatggggcactggctacggaagtcactttgatgtgactacaagatgtggaccactgtcggaatctagtcggtggtgtacatcatgagtcgccgatgcggcatcgagcaggtaacacatcggaggctagcagttgtagtcactacgtgatgacactgctgcatagtaccctactgccttgtttccgatgtagtcactctcctgtagtgactctgtcggccaccatagggtaggttattcgggagtgacggcggtagtgacttcagagttccagtgcgatgtagtcactctgtcgccaggaattttgcagtgtatatgtctctcaatgattaagacacaactatcaactctgttttgtagctgtaaagttccgtcagtttcgatccaaatgtcaccaaattcatacgggagattggagaatatacgggaacgtgtttaaactttatttggttgaaaacggtcaagaattggctgcaaaaacagtgaaaatatgggtaaaaacggggattttgttatgaaaatcggtagccagactacgcgtcactgcagctggccggcagcgcgttgGCGCCGCCTGCGTAAtacgcactacgccaatgcgcgcgtaaacggcgcagagccacgcggcttgcgagccagagaccagtggacatgataatacggaaagaaggaaaaataaaggacaaaaatgtACATGGActggtcacgggattatgataacgggtgaacacgtccgcagacacgctatgagaggacgtaataaagaATCAAAGAATTGAAGGAAATAAACTggtcaggaaatgtaagaaaaaaagaagctaaaataatgagaacaggattaaaaaaaaaacacggaaacgggaaatcacaagcaaaaaaaaaaagaaaccaaaagggaaatataagaaagaacagatttagaaaataatgggaacggggttaaataaataaataacatggaaacgaaaaATCATAAGcttaagcagaagaaactaaaaaagaaaatgtaagaagagatatatttagataaataaaatgtacccttttcaatgattctacctgttcagtaattcttcctgttatagtgaacgctcccatttactcatctagcggggacccgcgcgggTTATATCAGATGAGAAATTGTTTTTAGGTACCGCACCGTTCCCCGCAGCCCGCACCGCAGCCCCGCACCGCAGCCCCGCACCGCAGCCCGCACCGCTAAAAGTTATGTACACCGTCCGTCAAGGTCATCGTAGAGCTATTTTTGACACTACataatgtattcattattctacactgcaaatgttcccgaacacgtgacgcctctcagacgcgtccgaggtgttcataattgtctctttagaacactagtgtatttgaaaatatgataagccttgcatattagtgttcttttagtataatgtagaacacatagtattgatcagacgtgtcacaagtgttctgaatgattatattgaatactggtgttcaaaaatggaacgcatgagcagatagaggcgttggagagctgcgacgtgtcagcgagaaatacacggtgctcctttgaaggagggatataagtaacaacaacaacaacaatggcgtggcgatgcaacgtggaaacgcttccgggaaacgctataacaaactgtcttttccaagacaaatgggatgatagtgagagtaaattcaaaggatttaaaaaagaatgaaattcagggcaactttgggagcgactcggagcccgtatatctgttgacagagatgaacaagcataggagagacacaagcgggtgactatggccgagcgattttaatcgcattcaaatgcgttgcgctgtcagccgggagatacgatcggcgagggttcgagccttgggcttgccttaggtgaaaactctctgatttcatcggaattcttcggaacaccgccattatcttgtttatactactatgcatttgtttattgtcgagtaatgagattttgaaaatgtctgagaacaccagcattctgaaaatcaatgtttgaacacgtgtcatgtgttaaaaaaccgttacatttctttcatgtgtccgaggtgttcatagatagtaattttgaacaccagagtttaaaggattagaacactAGTGTTCTaaggtaataacacctgtgttctctacattaacactagtgttctctaaataagttgaacacgtgtcatgtgttaaaaaaccgttacattaatgaacgcgttccatgtgttctggccaatttacagtgtaggaGTGTGGAAGAGGGGAGGTTGGAAAAAggaggtttttaaaaatcccacaaAAAACACCCCATGGTTAAACTATGGTTTTGAATAGCTAAATGAAGAGCTAAATGGTTGATATGGCAAGCTCTTTGTGTATATTTTCATGTTGGACCCTCatcctacatacacttcaaagttGAGGTACTgcgtttatcatttatatttaaaGCAATTTCATTTGAGACCAAGGAAAAGGCATATAATAATTTATTAAAGAAAATGATttaattttactcatgatatgatGTGTTTTTACCGGCAATAAAAAGCTGCTCTGTTAATTTATACAATCTTGAACTTCAGCAGCGATAGAAACACCAACATGAAATTAGGAAAAGGTGTCGATATCGTaaagcatttttaaacattgtaggcctatgcatcgTTTTGTGATCAACACTGTTAAACACAGTCTATTAAAGCAAAGTCTATTATTGTAAGGGAGAGGGAGCCAAGCCAAAATGTTTGAGCGAACCAGTAAAACATTACACGTGATTTGATATGCTTCAACATTCACAAGGAAACTGGTCAAGTAAAGGTATCAAAGCAATTGTTCAAGTTTCCTCTTTGCACGAATCCATCCATATCATGATAATTTGTAGAAGAGATCACTTCAATGGTAAAGGAATTTTAGGACACCATGTACTTATAAATATTCATAATAAACACTAActttaaccataaccataacccaatgggcttctaaatttaaaaaatttcaaatttcaaatttcaaaattagccAATGGACGACTATTATAGCCAAGCCTCTGCTGTGCGGGACTGCGGTGCGGGGCTGCGGGGAGCTGTGCGGTACCTAAAAACAATTTCTCATCTGATATAACCCCATACGCGCGAAGcacgggtatcccgctagtaatacTAATAATGGCAATAATCAAGGTAAATTTCGCGTCTTAAACAGACTATTATGTGTACCTTTATTGGAATAAACGTGAAGCGCGCGAACATGTCACGTTTTTTTTACTAAATACCATGATTATTGTTTgccaataaataaattatatagtTTTAAAATGTGTTTAGTTTAGCATGTTGAAGAAAACCGAGCTTTTACGCCTCTTTCACACCAATTTGTTTATAATTAAAGGAAATTTGGGTAATAAATGGATCTAAAAGAAGAGGTCCAGATCAACTACACTAAATATGTTGTCGATCTTGTCCCAGTAGTCAGATGGATTATCAAGCGATGCCATTATAATATATAATGTtgcattaaataattataagccTTCTTAtagtttacttttactgtcactaatataattatataaactttttttcaTAACCGTTtactaatattttgatgtttgtaataaatatcagtttaatttcaagttcaactgcatgcgttcatcatgattaataataacgtttttatttatcaaaaatcgactatggcatagtctaatgacGCTATTGAATGGaatattttattaattcagtttatttgtAGCATGACCCTTGATATTACGCACTTGATCCCGGGATGTTGTTGATGGTGCGTTTATATTTCCACGTGATTCGCTACAGGAcgtatttctattggttcgtttccgtctgtacaaatataattattgacTTGGTGTTGGTGATGTGCACCATCTGTCAATTGCACACAGTTATTGAACCTTTCAATGAGTCGGCAAGCACCTGTATAATCATCATATTGTATACTCATCCCAATCAGTCAAGAACAATACTTGTTTATGATGAAGAGCACACTATTTGCCCTAATAATTTCGGCTGCCATCTTGACATCTTGCAATGTCAATGCAAAGTACAGGAAACAAGGTAAGAAAAAATCGGGTTAAACAAATCTACTGAGGAGATGACGtggacgaaacttcggccaggagaagaagaaatagaaaaaaaaaatagttaggGGCGGCTTCAAACtcaaccgccggttgcccgccgggtTCCGTCCGGTTGGTTGGAGTCGTTTTCTATTGTTCTAAGCAATGGAATGTGGTTCACATTGTAAGCATTCGTGTGATCGAAAATGCGAAGACAAAGACGGAGACGAAGACGAAGActcagaagaagaaaaaaacacttgGGGCagcttcaaaactcaaccgccAGTTGCCCGCcgggttccgtccggttggagccgtttcctattgttctaaacaatagaaTGTGGTTCAACctccggcggtcgagttttgaagccGTCCCGTTCATTAATTGGCGTCCATGAGCGACACGCAAATATGTCAGagtcagtaggcctactctttgATTCTAACTCATTGGTATGAATATTACAGGTAATCACTGGTTTGAAGACGGCACGCTGCCTAATGGCAAGGAAGATGCAAAGCTGTTTGTTAATGAAGGGTTAAAGAAATACGAAGACCTATTTATGCTTCACGATGCTGCAGCAATGGCAGAGAAATACACAGAAGATTGTGTGTACATGCATCAAGACATAGGGATCATAGAAGGTAGAGAGGGTAAGTTTCACATGGTGTTGTTTATGTTGCCCAGTACGTACTCggcaaaatcaaattaaaaaaacaattgtaTAAATAAAACACACTAAATGTCTAATTTAGAAACGAATCTGAAAAGTTCATCAGTTTCTTTTGAACTctaaacacggttgtttgatatgatcatttattaatttttctaacaaaattaTCATAGACCAAACAATcgcaacagctatcacactaatacacatgacctaaaaatttggcatgtgcaagggggtggGTGGCAAAGATTTTGGTAGGCCGAGAGAGGGAGGGGTTAGCGATTTTGACGGGCttagagggggcaagcgattttggcgagccgtttggaaattttacgccggggtggctcataattattgcacagcccttatattATTACTGCCTAATTTTGTTACGTATTAGCTGTTCGAGAAGCATATCAAGAAATGTTTGATTCCGGGAAATATAGCGTGGAGATACTAAAGGATGATTATTTGGAACTGCTGGTCCTGGAAACTGGTGGTTATCATGGTTACATGCAAGTCAAAGCCGACGTACGTTATTTTGACAAAGACAACAACAGCATGGGTGTGTCTAGGTAAGTCACCTTGGTCTGGCCCGGACATATTCCCTTAACCCTTTATTAAAATAGAGCTTTTCATCAAATGTGATTATACTAGATGTCATGAAAATGTCAAATGTGAAACTAAAGCAGGGCGGAGGCGCGTACGCTTCTCGCCCAAAAATATTTAAGTCTTCTTGGGCAGAGCCaatattcaaataataaaataagattTTCTTTGGAAGTGGTATTGGAGTTACCGTGGAACTAATAATTATTGCGTTTTTCTTTGATTGTATTTTTCAGAATTCTCGTTACTTTGAAGCCCGTGGAAGATGGATTTCAAACATATCAAAAGACTGAATTCACGTTCACTGAATAAATACCGCGACAACGTTTAATTGTTCAGGCTTTTCAGTAACACAATATATCAGATTAAAGATCTTTTAAAACTAGTTTATAAAAAGTCAAATTGATTTGCTATTTTGCTAGATGTTTCTTTCTACTGAAATCATAtcactttattatcaaaatacatataTGGTATAAAAAACATTGAACAATAAAGGAATACAATAAGCCCAGGACAGATCGTATAATCATCCAGGGTGGACAAATACAATATAAACACATATAAAGCACTGGAAATAACATCATTAATAGACATACAAATATTAAGTAATTACCCGGTAAATCCAGAAATTAATCTCACAACTTTCGCTTTTGCCATCTTTTGGCATCATAAGCTCGTAGATaggcatatagacgaatccaatttcacgcattcctactcctcaatggcagccatagctgccacggggacccagctatctcacctaaaatgtgaaatgatgtggccttgaagggtattttaaactgcatttgaTCACCCGgtacccgtgttacacgtagacaaaagaatgatgacagtttacaacacaaaagaatctaacatcgaattttaagcgggattaatccacccaattgggcactcacaacacctgtttggtgccaataatggccgaccaaatcctgaccatgacggggctcgttggattcgtctatagcttttaaccgttttaaggtggtactacacccctgcccaattttgcgcctattttgcattttactcaaaaattataCAGCATTGATgagaagtaagatatgtatattatagggacaaggactacaactattgcactggaaattttatttcggcacagacaacagttgtggagttaaagtcaaaaatgagggaaaaccaatatttgatcaataaatcaataactacttgccttgagttgctgaattttcagtgcagtagttgtagtccttgcccctataatatacatatgttacttgtcaccaatgcgctataatttgtgagaaaaatgcaaaaataggcatcaaGGCCAGGGATGTAGTACCTTAAACAGGTTACATATTGGGTTTTGGTGTTGGTAAAACCttaattttaataacattaaatgtcgggttatttaaaggtcatgaaaacgttttgtatgaaaaacacaaaaacaagatttttacaatgttgtcaaaatgttattgtagaatatattttgcaaatatattttgcaaatattttgccaacactaggttattagaatatttgcagttaaTTGCCAAtttatatacaaggtgtcccataaaaagattacatgtataaaatggaccgcattttgtgatggtacaacaaaacaatgccattttttcagatattatttgtCAATCTTTCTTGCAAAATTTGcaaagtttcaattccgtatctttaAAGTAACTTAACTTATGAGGGCAAGCTGACAGGGGTGTAAAGAGTGACTAACCATCAAAATCGCACAACGTAAGTTGAACACacgcacacctttgttttcagattttttctttattacttaattactttttatgtttctcttaattttcattgttgaacttattgcacaaaagaaaaacATTGAAACATTAAAtgttgtacactgaaaataaatcacttttagaacttcttgactcttggtggtaagaaataaaggaagatggttgttattagagaagaacacgttttaggtgaaagcagttctgcacgctgtatctcctgtcatcaacatagtgaaatgaaaaacaatctgttgcattaaggttattaattattttaaactgttgtgatttggtagttcacagcatcttacgaatagtagtgagctttggcaaaaattgcattgctcaatacatagcgagcgtgtagaagaattaaaataccacatatatacttatataggtgctgcggttcttgagttacgctgtgaagagggctgaaacaacaacacttgtaaaacgtacataactaattaacaacaataaattaagaaaGTTTgtagagtatacgatttgtagaataaacttttgcaaaacaccaaggtgttaattttcaataatatattgatctagataatgaaaatcgattttaggttgcttcgaccaacaat
Above is a genomic segment from Amphiura filiformis chromosome 10, Afil_fr2py, whole genome shotgun sequence containing:
- the LOC140162604 gene encoding uncharacterized protein; protein product: MMKSTLFALIISAAILTSCNVNAKYRKQGNHWFEDGTLPNGKEDAKLFVNEGLKKYEDLFMLHDAAAMAEKYTEDCVYMHQDIGIIEGREAVREAYQEMFDSGKYSVEILKDDYLELLVLETGGYHGYMQVKADVRYFDKDNNSMGVSRILVTLKPVEDGFQTYQKTEFTFTE